The Candida dubliniensis CD36 chromosome 2, complete sequence genome contains a region encoding:
- a CDS encoding conserved hypothetical protein (Signal peptide predicted by SignalP 2.0 HMM (Signal peptide probability 0.948, signal anchor probability 0.010) with cleavage site probability 0.261 between residues 25 and 26): MNRFLFNCLLFIGLLLIYKYSFMSADGKKEDSFETGEKIDGELYVKLGDKMVPISRINKPHAVVHPADHHANIGANKFPDVEPEQKQKEDLKEFSQQILKPDTNKPKIDPNSFPDIEPEAKEREAKLEAERVKKSE; the protein is encoded by the coding sequence ATGAATAGATTcttattcaattgtttattattcattgGTTTACTTTTAATATACAAATATTCATTCATGTCTGCAGATGGTAAGAAAGAAGATAGTTTTGAAACTGGTGAGAAAATCGATGGGGAATTATATGTTAAATTAGGGGATAAAATGGTTCCTATATCAAGAATTAACAAACCTCACGCCGTCGTTCACCCTGCTGATCACCATGCAAATATTGGTGCTAACAAATTCCCCGATGTTGAACCcgaacaaaaacaaaaagaagatttaaaagaatttagTCAACAGATTTTAAAACCCGACACCAATAAACCAAAGATTGATCCAAATTCATTTCCTGATATTGAACCAGAGGCTAAAGAAAGAGAAGCCAAATTAGAGGCTGAAAGAGTTAAAAAAAGCGAATAA
- a CDS encoding 60S ribosomal protein L21 (spliced gene;~Similar to S. cerevisiae RPL21A) has translation MGKSRGYRSGTRYAFQRDFKKHGTIPLSTYLKVYKVGDIVDIKANGSIQKGMPHKYYHGKTGIVYNVTKSSVGVIINKVVGNRYIEKRVNLRVEHVKHSACRQEFLNRVKSNAAKKREAKANGETVYLKRQAAKPRGSRIISTEGNVPQTLAPVAYETFI, from the exons ATGGGTAAATC tCGTGGTTACAGATCAGGTACTCGTTACGCTTTCCAACGTGACTTCAAAAAACATGGTACTATTCCATTGTCTACTTACTTGAAGGTTTACAAAGTTGGTGACATTGTTGATATCAAAGCCAATGGTTCTATCCAAAAAGGTATGCCACACAAATACTACCACGGTAAGACTGGTATTGTTTACAACGTTACCAAATCCTCCGTTGGTGTTATCATTAACAAAGTTGTTGGAAACAGATACATTGAAAAGAGAGTTAACTTGAGAGTTGAACACGTTAAACACTCTGCTTGTCGTCAAGAATTCTTGAACAGAGTTAAATCTAACGCTGCTAAAAAGAGAGAAGCTAAAGCTAACGGTGAAACCGTTTACTTGAAGAGACAAGCTGCCAAGCCAAGAGGTTCAAGAATCATCTCTACCGAAGGTAACGTTCCTCAAACTTTGGCTCCAGTCGCTTACGAAACTTTCATTTAA
- a CDS encoding 40S ribosomal protein S9 (spliced gene;~Similar to S. cerevisiae RPS9B), translating to MPRAPRTYSKTYSVPKRPYESARLDAELKLAGEYGLKNKREIYRIGFQLSKIRRAARDLLTRDEKDPKRLFEGNALIRRLVRIGVLSEDKMKLDYVLALKPEDFLERRLQTQVFKLGLARSIHHARVLITQRHIAVGKQIVNIPSFTVRLDSQKHIDFAHNSPYGGGRAGRVKRKNQGKGGEEGAEEEEE from the exons ATGCCAC GTGCTCCAAGAACTTACTCCAAGACTTACTCTGTCCCAAAGAGACCATATGAATCAGCTCGTTTAGATgctgaattgaaattggcCGGTGAATACGGTTTAAAAAACAAGAGAGAAATCTACAGAATTGGTTTCCAATTGTCTAAAATCAGAAGAGCTGCTCGTGATTTGTTAACCAGAGATGAAAAAGACCCAAAAAGATTATTCGAAGGTAATGCTTTGATTAGAAGATTAGTCAGAATTGGTGTCTTGTCTGAAgacaaaatgaaattggatTATGTCTTGGCTTTGAAACCAGAAGATTTCTTGGAAAGAAGATTACAAACCcaagttttcaaattagGTTTAGCTAGATCTATCCACCACGCCAGAGTTTTGATCACCCAAAGACACATTGCTGTTGGTAAACAAATTGTCAACATTCCATCATTCACTGTCAGATTGGACTCTCAAAAACACATTGACTTTGCCCATAACTCTCCATACGGTGGTGGTAGAGCCGGTAGAGTTAAGAGAAAGAACCAAGGTAAAGGTGGTGAAGAAGGtgctgaagaagaagaagaataa
- a CDS encoding CASP protein, putative (1 probable transmembrane helix predicted by TMHMM2.0 at aa 637-659;~In S. cerevisiae: Golgi membrane protein with similarity to mammalian CASP; genetic interactions with GOS1 (encoding a Golgi snare protein) suggest a role in Golgi function.;~Similar to S. cerevisiae COY1) gives MSNTEAKSKKMEGGDTSSHVFGNALQTWIEIDLPSLQKKLDEQGIELKEDQKASLLSRKNLASKTKEFKKLEDSEKLNQFKSLLKLYQNEIDNLTTKNKMVESYFFGIYRSLAEAPDPRPLLEMSLDSVIESKETLSLRKEVDRLTDELAKRADYDNLKQRLLQNEQKAAELLSLKLNAKEDEFKSIIDEKESNWLEKENHLKDQIKIAQRQIEELRTSNEVTELKLDNQNKQTGRDGVSASTLAELEIVTRDAEASKKRVFELEKRNEDLRRELSKSQNDIEIKSIKEDYSKRVSELEGENVLLVANLNQTRKKLQDSDKEHALKTDSLNRDISSMELEIKNLKLQLDKASDYEEIKGELQLLRQIEFGHGDEDDETGNANAKVDSILIERNKSLTQQLADHRAQHDDLNSKIVSLEAQVESSLAEVNRLKELNEKLENDLANLQDVASSNRFNDNASLISGMSRMTRPNGRSGSIISGHPGNNSFGSGLGIVAEDSPSILPIITKQRDRFREKNNELEEELRKQFNLVNELKRQNNSLKKDNEELYERTRYLASFQTPGTRNITTTSTGRKFLNPKPNTDLESNPYQQSYELKLHPIEQFRMREQERINSRLSPLERLFISITRAVLTTRTTRMLFLAYCLGLHIIVMFVTIYAMNLSTTLIPEVGKNTSTGGIASSKVVNDVSSGKVASPL, from the coding sequence ATGTCAAACACAGAGGcgaaatcaaagaaaatggaGGGAGGAGATACGTCCTCCCATGTATTTGGTAATGCATTGCAGACTTGGATAGAAATTGACTTGCCATCATTGCAAAAGAAATTAGATGAACAAGGAATAGAGTTGAAAGAGGATCAAAAGGCTTCTTTGTTAAGCAGAAAGAACTTAGCctcaaaaacaaaagaattCAAAAAGTTGGAAGATTCTgagaaattgaatcaattcaaatcGTTATTGAAGTTGtatcaaaatgaaattgataatttgacCACTAAGAACAAAATGGTTGAGAGTTATTTCTTTGGAATTTATAGAAGCTTGGCCGAAGCACCTGATCCACGTCCATTACTCGAAATGTCTTTAGACTCAgtaattgaatcaaaagaaaCCTTATCGTTGAGAAAAGAAGTCGATAGGTTGACTGATGAGTTGGCAAAACGTGCCGATTATGACAACTTGAAACAAAGATTATTGCAGAATGAACAAAAGGCAGCAGAATTATTGagtttgaaattaaatgcTAAAGAAGATGAATTCAAGTCAATAATagatgaaaaagaatctAATTGGTTGGAAAAGGAAAACCATTTGAAAGATCAAATCAAGATAGCACAAAGacaaattgaagaattacgAACTTCCAATGAGGTAACTGAGTTGAAGTTAGATaaccaaaacaaacaaactgGAAGAGATGGTGTTTCAGCTTCTACATTAGCAGAGTTGGAAATTGTAACCAGAGATGCAGAGGCATCGAAGAAAAGAGTATTTGAATTggagaaaagaaatgaagACTTGAGGCGTGAATTATCAAAGTCAcaaaatgatattgaaattaaactGATCAAAGAGGATTATTCCAAAAGGGTGTCTGAGTTGGAAGGTGAAAATGTTCTTTTAGTAGCCAATTTAAACCAAACTCGAAAAAAGTTGCAAGATTCTGATAAAGAACATGCGTTGAAGACAGATTCATTGAATCGCGATATCTCGAGTATGGAACTTGAAATTAAGAATTTAAAACTTCAATTGGACAAAGCATCTGACTATGAAGAGATTAAAGGCGAGTTGCAATTACTCAGACAAATTGAGTTTGGACATGGAGATGAGGACGATGAAACTGGAAATGCAAATGCTAAAGTGGACTCGATACTTatagaaagaaacaaatcaCTTACACAACAATTGGCAGATCATAGAGCCCAGCatgatgatttgaattcaaaaattgtcAGCCTAGAAGCACAAGTGGAATCATCCTTAGCGGAGGTTAACAGACTTAAAGAGTTGAATGAAAAGTTAGAAAATGACTTGGCCAATCTTCAAGATGTTGCTAGCAGCAACAGGTTCAATGATAATGCAAGTTTAATTTCAGGTATGTCCAGAATGACCAGACCAAATGGTAGAAGTGGAAGCATTATTTCCGGTCACCCAGGCAATAATAGTTTTGGTAGTGGATTGGGGATTGTCGCAGAAGACTCACCATCAAttttaccaataataacCAAGCAAAGAGATAGATtcagagaaaaaaataatgagTTAGAGGAAGAACTCAGAAAACAATTCAACCTAGTGAATGAATTAAAGAGACAGAACaattcattgaaaaaagataatgaaGAGTTGTACGAAAGAACAAGATATTTGGCATCATTCCAAACACCAGGTACAAGAAATATAACTACTACATCAACGGGAAGAAAATTCTTGAACCCAAAACCAAATACTGATTTAGAGAGTAATCCATATCAACAAAGCTATGAGTTAAAATTGCATCCAATTGAACAGTTTAGAATGAGGGAGCAGGAAAGAATAAATTCTAGATTATCTCCGTTGGAAAGATTATTCATATCGATAACAAGAGCAGTTTTGACCACCAGAACAACACGTATGTTATTTTTAGCTTATTGTTTGGGACTAcatattattgttatgtTTGTGACAATTTATGCCATGAATTTGCTGACCACCTTGATACCAGAAGTTGGAAAGAATACGAGTACTGGTGGAATAGCTTCAAGCAAAGTAGTTAATGATGTTCTGTCTGGGAAAGTAGCGAGTCCCttataa